In the Leguminivora glycinivorella isolate SPB_JAAS2020 chromosome 14, LegGlyc_1.1, whole genome shotgun sequence genome, one interval contains:
- the LOC125233584 gene encoding LOW QUALITY PROTEIN: DNA-directed RNA polymerase III subunit RPC5 (The sequence of the model RefSeq protein was modified relative to this genomic sequence to represent the inferred CDS: inserted 1 base in 1 codon), whose amino-acid sequence MMEEEDPVVQEIPVYLSQALASNLYIYQYPVRPANREWKDVNVVNAFIKPNNQLVRLEVGLDTYSDKYCSSKGEQIAINTDGQQESRYIKDKEREKAQYFNDGIMDKMVFESSSPCVDTQHYAVAILQDKELHCTPIKGIVQMRPSCSYYDRQDKRKHDKNKAENSDDEDKEPEAQQVTVKFARQETDVAKKAREKSYESISQRIAEEPWYHGLWKHADTDYADLERLKLFSATPGQGSALSLRGREYVRALVPPPPADEAQATPKRLDPVEQLADILNNAKLMTFDDLRSLIRTDSGPLSESALLSLLSGHACCVRGLWTARSSALGAGATAALWRAARDHVLYLFTQHSYIDRRKVAAAVRLPPQDVLDIIRSVAKFNPKTGWELLXPPDSAFESKHPELVQRQNLYWEARQRLFNEMLIGETVPKRQRKKSQRDSVSSDIMSPKPRTNSVSEEDGKRKKSTAGGKRTRNVSSSSVQET is encoded by the exons ATGATGGAAGAAGAAGATCCTGTAGTTCAAGAG ATCCCAGTGTATTTATCTCAGGCCTTGGCTAGTAACTTATACATATATCAGTACCCAGTGAGGCCGGCGAACAGAGAATGGAAGGATGTGAACGTGGTCAATGCGTTTATTAAGCCTAATAATCAGTTGGTAAGGTTGGAAGTTGGGTTGGATACCTACAGCGATAAATACTGCTCGTCTAAAGGCGAGCAGATAGCTATTAACACCGATGGCCAACAG GAATCCAGGTACATTAAAGACAAGGAGCGGGAGAAGGCTCAGTACTTCAACGATGGGATTATGGACAAGATGGTGTTTGAGAGCAGCTCACCCTGTGTGGACACACAGCACTATGCGGTGGCCATTTTACAGGACAAAGAGCTGCATTGCACACCAATTAAAG GGATTGTGCAAATGAGACCATCTTGCTCTTATTATGACAGACAAGACAAGCGGAAACATGATAAAAACAAGGCTGAAAACTCCGACGATGAAGACAAAGAGCCTGAGGCGCAACAG GTGACAGTGAAATTCGCCCGACAAGAAACAGACGTAGCAAAGAAGGCGCGAGAGAAATCGTACGAGTCGATATCACAGCGCATCGCCGAGGAGCCCTGGTACCACGGACTATGGAAGCATGCGGACACTGACTATGCGGAT CTGGAGCGCCTGAAGCTATTCAGCGCAACCCCAGGACAGGGGTCAGCACTGTCGCTCCGCGGCCGAGAATATGTACGAGCGTTGGTGCCTCCTCCGCCGGCTGATGAAGCCCAAGCGACTCCCAAGCGACTTGACCCAGTCGAGCAACTGGCTGATATACTTAACAATG CTAAACTCATGACATTCGACGACCTCCGTTCCCTGATTCGCACGGATTCCGGACCTCTCAGTGAATCTGCACTACTCTCCCTGCTAAGTGGGCATGCATGCTGTGTACGAGGGCTGTGGACAGCAAGATCCTCGGCGCTCGGAGCTGGGGCCACAGCAGCTTTATGGCGAGCTGCTAGGGATCATGTG TTATACCTGTTCACCCAGCACTCGTACATCGACCGGCGGAAGGTGGCGGCGGCCGTGCGCCTGCCGCCGCAGGACGTGCTGGACATCATCCGCTCCGTCGCCAAGTTCAACCCCAAGACCGGCTGGGAGCTCC ATCCCCCCGACTCCGCCTTCGAGTCCAAACACCCCGAGCTCGTCCAGCGACAGAACCTCTACTGGGAGGCCCGCCAGAGGCTCTTCAACGAGATGCTCATAGGAGAGACTGTCCCCAAGCGACAACGCAAGAAGTCACAGCGAGACTCCGTCAGCTCCGATATCATGAGCCCTAAACCCCGGACCAATAGTGTGAGCGAAGAAGACGGAAAGAGAAAGAAGTCTACGGCCGGTGGCAAACGGACTAGGAATGTGAGCTCGAGCAGTGTGCAGGAAACGTGA